TAGAACATTGGACAGAATAAATTCTTCAACCGCAAACAATCTTTTTACATCGTTGAGGAACAGTGAAGAGGTGAAAAACCATAGAAACACAcattaaagaaaaattaagCAATCAATCAGAACCTATAATGTTGCTTCTAAAAAGAACTTCTCTTGTGATCTTTCTTGGACTTCGAGAATCCTAACCCTAATCTCTCTCTCCACCAACCACTCGACCCTTTTGATTTGGTTCTAGGTGAatcatcgtcttcttcgttgAGTTCTTCTCTCAAAGTTGGCATTCTCTTCGTGGTGttgacttcttccttgagaGGTAGGATCATGCCATCGCAAAAGATTTCATCTGCTGTGGTCATGGAGCAGTTCTTGACACCGAACTCGAAATCATCTGACGACACAGGTGCCTCCTTGTACTTGATTATTTCGTTCTTGGTCGCTGCGAAACCGCTGGAGAAGGAGATCCTTGGCTCTGCATATCCACCTTGCTGATGATGTTGCTTCATGTTGGAACACTCCATTTTTATCTTCTCTCTTTATCTTTATTTGATACGTTAGTGTATTTGATGCACTCTGTATTGGTAAAATGTGTGTATTTATATGAAACATCTTAGATTCATATAACTTGTTTTTTAGTGCAACATGATTGGGATTAATAATATCTTATTATCGTGTATGATGTCACATATACAAAGGGACGAATGTGTTGTCTCTTGGAGTTTAAAGATCTaagattagatttttaattgatttagtTATCTTCAATAGTAACTTATAACCCATTTTAGGATCAACGGCGGGGAAAAGTTAATGCAAATAATCTCTTCATACATAAGAAGGGCTATATATGATCACCAaaacaatactatttctatttaATTGTTGGAAGATGAAACCCTAGATTAACGCAAATGGATGTTTTAAGAACATGTACGTTTTAATTTTATGCACATGcattctcaaaaaaaatcttatgcCAAACTCAGTTATTTTATGCTTCTAATAGAAATGTGGATAAAATATTAATACTCTGTTGGCTTTCAAAGGTCTCCGAAGGTTGCACAAAAATTATTTGCTGAGAACATATAACGAATATTCTTATAGATTAATACTGTAGCATAAATTACAAATGTTAGTATTtgtaaataacaatattttcgAAGCTATGTTTgtttagagttaaaaaaaatcagtgatCTTTAGAATAAGTATGTGTGTGTTTAGTTTTAAAGAAAGAGCTGAACAAAAATAGTAATTATCAGAAAAATGGCTACTAATTTTTAGTAATGATAACCACACGTCGGTGATTGGGTGATCAAGACATTATGTGAATCTCCAAAAGATCCGTGTTCGAATTCCCACCACACTCCACCACGATCATAAAAGATAAACGAGAGTCGTCATGGTAATTAACATTTTTTGGTAAACTCAGAGTAATTAACatctaattaatattttagtaatacACATCTCAAAAAGATCCGTACATGTGAAAATGATAGCTGGTATCGGCTAGTTGCAGACTTGTAGTGTTGCACAGAGTAATTAGTATTACTAATCTGAGCTCCCACGCAACTCGGTTTCCGACACGTCAAC
The window above is part of the Brassica napus cultivar Da-Ae chromosome C3, Da-Ae, whole genome shotgun sequence genome. Proteins encoded here:
- the BNAC03G66120D gene encoding uncharacterized protein BNAC03G66120D, yielding MECSNMKQHHQQGGYAEPRISFSSGFAATKNEIIKYKEAPVSSDDFEFGVKNCSMTTADEIFCDGMILPLKEEVNTTKRMPTLREELNEEDDDSPRTKSKGSSGWWRERLGLGFSKSKKDHKRSSF